GGGGATATTTTGACTGCTAAGTTGTTGTTTGGGTTAATAGTGAATCCCGATTTAATTGTATATAATACCATGATCTCTGGATTTAATTGTAATAATGAGATTGAGTTGTCAGTTCAGCTGTTCAAGGAACTGGTTTCTTCAAGGCGCAAAGTTAGCTCAAGTTCAGTGGTTGGTTTACTCCCTGTATTCTATCCATTTGGTCATTTGGAACTAACTTGCTCAATTCATGGCTTTTGTGAAAAGTCTGGCTTCTTATTTAGCTCTTCTGTCTCTACTGCATTGACGACCACTTATAGTCGGCTCAATGAGATTGAATTTGCGAGACAGTTATTTGATGAGTCACCAGAAAAAACTTTGGCATCTTGGAACGCCATGATCTCCGGATATGCCCAAAACGGGGAGACAGAGATGGCAATATCTCTATTCCATGAAATGCAGAAGCTTGATATTCATCCAAATCATGTTACAATTACAAGTATTCTGTCTGCATGTGCTCAGCTTGGAGCTTTAAGTCTTGGAAAATGGGTTCATGATTTGATTAAAAGAGAGTACCTTGATTCCAATATCTATGTTTCAACCGCTTTGATTGACATGTACATGAAATGTGGGAGCATTGAGGAGGCTAGAAGATTATTTGATAACATGGGGGATAAAAATGCAGTGACTTATAATTCCATGATTACTGGTTACGGCCTTCATGGACATGGGCACGAGGCActaaaactatttgaaaaaatGCTACTTTCTGGGATTTTACCCACAAGAGTTACTTTCCTCTCTATCTTGTATGCTTGTAGTCATGCTGGCTTGGTGGAGGAAGGTGAAGAAATATTCCGTTCAATGATTTATGACCATGGATTTGAACCTAATTCTGAACACTATGCATGCATGGTGGATATTCTTGGCCGAGCTGGAAAATTGGAAGATGCCTTGGAATTAATAAAAAGGATGCCAATTGAGCCTGGTCCTGCGGAATGGGGTGCATTGCTTGGTGCTTGTATGATTCACAAGGATGCCAACTTAGCTCGCTTGGCATCTGATAAACTATTTGAGTTGGATCCCAACAATGTAGGATATCATGTTCTACTGTCAAATATATATTCGACGAATCACAATTACTCCCAGGCTGCTTCACTTCGTCAAATAGTGAAGAAAAGAAATCTTGCGAAGATGCCTGGCTGCACTTTAATTGAGGTCAGGGGGCAGCCACATGTCTTTACATCCAGTGACCAGTCCCACCCAGAAGCAAAAGTTATATACTCGATGCTTGAAAATTTAatggaaaaaatgaaaaatgctgGATATCAAATGGAGACTGTTACAGCTCTGCACGATGTGGAGGAAGAAGAAAAGGAACTAATGGTGAAAGTTCATAGTGAGAAATTGGCCATTGCTTTTGGGCTTATAATGTCTGATGAAGGGGATGAAATAAGGATTATCAAGAACCTAAGGGTTTGCTTAGATTGCCATAATTTTACAAAAGTTGTATCCATGATTACTAAGAGATTAATCATCGTGAGGGATGCTAATAGGTTTCATCATTTTAGAAATGGATCCTGTTCTTGTGGAGATTATTGGTGAAAGTATGGTACGTCTTTGTTTACGGAGTCGTCTATAATTTAGTAATTTGGTTGAGACAATGAAGATTGCTGTTGTTCCTGTTGTGGATTATATATGTAGTGTGATCCAATAAATGGTCAAGCTATTATTCAAAGTCACATAGCTCGAGGATTTTACACGTGATAATATCAGTTCAATTTTCTATTCGTATTGACATGAACTTTGTATTACCCGTTCATTTTGGTGCATTGTTTTTGTTCATTTTCCCCTGCTGACAATGGAAGAAACTTGCTTGTTTATCACAGGAGTCGCAAGAACTTTGCCCAACTCTTGAAACAGCTCAATTCTTATTTTGCTGGCCTTCCGGCCTGGAGATTTCTCGTTGACAAGGTAATTCTATGGTTTTCTGTTAAACTTTTTATACTTGCTTCATACAACTGATTTGTTATACTCTCGAAGTAATCTGGATCTCTTAGATCCTTTCTCCATCCAATTGATTTGTGCACACtatgttttaatattttgtagTTCAAGTCCTCAAAATTGTAAGATTCACAGTCTGTTGTTTATGCCATGTGGTTATTGCATTTTCTTTGTGtagtttaatataatttttgaaCCCGTCTTGCTTTAACACTGGGCTTGTCTCGCTTTTTTTGACAGAGCATTTGTTTTTGTACCTGTGGATATATCGGTACATTTATTTACTGCAGATGGAATCTTGAACAAGGATTTGAAGGACATCTATTTTCTGCAGCACCTTATGAGCCCAAGCCTGAACACAGTTTAGCCGTGGAATATTGATCAAAACTTCGCTGCGTTTATTGTGAAAAAAATTAGCTTTGGTTTACACCACGTGTGCTTGCGTGTGTGTTTTAGGAATTAAATTTGTAATGGCTACGAAAAGATCAAATGGTTATTATTTGCATTATTAGATGCAACTGCAAACAAAAACGATGTAAGCTCTCTGTTTTAACTTTTAACAGTTTGAGTTATGCATTGGTTTACTCCACATGAATTTTACTTACAAATTTCTTGAAAAACTAATAAAATGTATCAAGTCACTTGATCCCAATTATGAAGTTCTTCATCACCATCCGACCCCTTAGTTGGGTTTCATGGAATGCAATCTATAGTCAAAATAGTAAATAGATGTTTTGGCCAACCTGTGTTTCTATTTTGTGTTCTTAGAAAATAATAGGCGAATGACAAGTGAAGAAGATAAGTGCTTTGATGAACGAGATTGAAAGTGAGGTAGATGTGTTTCGTTTTTCTTTCCAAAAATAAAACTGCATCCCAAAATACACTCGGAACATATCTTTGGGGGTTCTATTTGATGTCATCGGCTGATTGTGGTGAGCAGACTATTCATTCAAGAACAAGCCGCATTGAACCGtacaataaattttaatttcagCTTTTGAAGGATATTTATAGCGATGGCCGATTTTAGCAAATAAGTGCATAAAGTTGAAAAGTGCCAAAGAGATATCTCACCTTAAACCGACATCAATCACACTATAACCAGCTGGTTTTTTCAGTTGTTTATCATGAATTAAGGTCCTCAACTCCACAGCTTCCTCCCATCTTCCAGCAGCAACATACATATTACACAACGCTACATAATAACTAACGTTTTCAGGTTCTAAAGCGAATAGAATACGTGCAACTTCTCTTCCCATGTCGACATCTCCATGATAGCTGCAGCTACTTAGCAGGGCACCCCATATGCTTGGTTGGGGACTTTTCACTGGTAGATTCTTGATAAAATCATAAGCTTCTCCGAGTTTTCCAGAACGACCCAACATATCAACCATACATACATAATGTTCGGTTTCCGGTTGGATTCGGTATTTGCTGAACATATGGTCATAATACATGCACCCTTCATCAACCAGCCTTGAATGGCTGCAAGCTGAAAGAAGGCTTGTAAATGTGCTATTTGAGGGATGAATCCCGAGTCTGATCATTTCATGGAACGTTTCAATTGCTTTTTTCCCAAAACTATGGAATCCATAGgcagatatcaaggaattccagGTGGAAATAGACCTCTTTGATGACCTTAGGAACACTTTTTCAGCAATGTCCAACCTGCCACAACTGCTGTACATGTCCAAAAGAGCGGAGGATATGAAAGGATTTTTGTGAAAACCGAACCTGAAAACATGCCCATGGATCTGTTTTCCATATGCCATGACTCCAAGCTGGGTACAAGCTGAAAGAACAGTCGAAATGGTAATTTCATTTGGCTCAAAATCAAGGGAACGGAACAATTCCAGTGCTCTCTTAGCATCCTCGTTTTGAGACAGAGCAGATATTACACAGttccatgaacatatattgtgGTCATGGGTAAGGTTGAATGCTAATCTTGCACTCTCAGTATCTCCTACTCTGCCATACATTGTTACTAGTGAATTTTGCACTCGTACATCATAACCAGCCGGAGTTTTAAGAGCAAGGCCATGAATTAACTTACCCTCGAAACTCGATCCAAGATTCCCACAAGCTGATATAACATTGAGAAGGGTCGTCGCGTTATATATTGCAACAGATGTTTTCCTCATTAAGTTGAACGATTCTAAAGCTTCCTGAAAATAGCCATTTTGTGTGCAGCCAACAATTACAGTGTTCCAACTGGTAACATCACATTTAACTGAGATTCCACCTAATAATGCAAAAGTAGCCGCCAAATCTCCACAGATGGTGTACATATGCATGAGGGAATTCACAGCAAAACTATGTTCCGAAAAACCTAATTTGACATGCCAAACGTGAATTGATCTTCCGAATTGAAGTGACTCTGGAAAATCACAAGATGCAATAGCTGCCAATAGAGTTGACAACGTACATTTTGAACAACAAACCAACATTTTCTTGAATAAGGTTTGAGCTTCATAAGGTTGCCCGTTTAGAGCATACCCAAATATCATTGTATTCCATGCAACCAAGTCTTTTTGTGGCATGTTCATGAATAGATACTCGGCTTCTATGACATAATTGTTCTTGGAATACATGTTAATGAGACTGTTGATCACTGAAAATTCTGATACCATCTCTCTCCTAATCGTGAAGCCATGAACAGCTTTTCCTTCTCGCAGTAGCAAGAGTTCAGCACAGAATGGGATTATGGTAACCATTGTTGCAATATCAGGTTGTGTTGATCCTACAAACTGCATAACATGTAGAAAATTAAACGCTTCTCCAACTTCTCCAATAAGAAGAAATCCCTTGATCATGGCATTCCAAGAAACTACATTCTTGATCACCATTCCTTTAAAAACATATATTGCAGCACAGATATCATGAAATTGAAAATAGAACGAAATAAGTGAGTTAGCAACTGATACGTGGTTGCTTTCCGCATAACCCAATTTGAATCCCCACCCATGAATTGCGAGACCAACATCAAACTCTCGCAAACAAGTACATGCTGCCATGGAACAAGATATAGTCACAGAATCAACTTCATTTTTACTGGTAATCATGTGTCTTAAGTACCGGAGGGCCTCATCGGGACAGTTATTATGAAGAGAACCACTGATAATTGTATTCCAAGACACTATGTCTTTACATTCCATCCCTGCAAAGATACACTCCGATGACTCCAAGTCACCACATTTTGCATACATATCAATCAAAGCATTACTAAAAACTAAATCTTTAAGCATTCCTGTTTTGACACTAAACCCATGAACGATTTGGCCTTTTATAGAACTCCTCAAATTCGAAAGAACGGTCATCACCACAACAAGAGTCGTTAGATCATATCCATACCCCTCACCGaccattttcttgaaaaaatcTACTGCAGTCTCAAAGCACTTGTTCTCTGTGCATGCAGTTATCATCGCATTCCAAAACACGACATCTTTATCAAGAATTTCACCAAATAAACCCAAGGAAGAGCGAAAATCCTTAGCTCTTGAATAAGCAGTGAGAACAGAAGTAGCGAAAGGTAAATCAGCTAGAGCTCCTTGTTTCAAAGCCAATGCATGCACCAATGCGGCATTGACAGCACTCGGATTCATGGTAACAATTTGAACAATCTTGAAAACATCCCGCAAGAGTGGATAGTCAGACCTTTTCTGTATTCTGTGAGTCATTTTGTCGACTAACTGGGACACGTCATATAGCGTCGTACCTCTCCCTGAAGAAACAGGGGATGTTTCGATTGGTGAAATGGCATGGTCGCAAATTTCTTGAGGAAAGGCGCACGAAGAATACAGTGAAAAACGGATAAATTGGAAGAATATAGGATAGATTTTTTGTAAGTGGGTAAAGGATGAATTTCTGAAGAAAATGGTGGCAAGTGATTCGGTGCGAACTAATGTTGTAAATTTGGTGTGAAATTTGCCAACCGACCATCGCATGTTGGTTAATTTGCAAACCTCACACATAAAATAGAAATGAAATTTTCACTGTTAAATTGCTTCACAAGTCTGCCCGCCCCCAGATCAATATCATTAATTAATATCAAAGTGAATCAACGCCAGTCACTTACTTAAAACGCAATTAATTAAGACCCCTTTGCACGTTGGTTACCATGTCAAATTACGTCTGCTAAAGAAAAcacaattaatttaattaagatCCCTTTGCACGTTGGGTACCATGCATAAGACACTGTATTCAATTACAGCCGCAAAAATCCAAATTCATGAATCTTGATTTAAAAGAAACATAATATAATTCTTGATTAATGGCACTTTGCCAATATTAAGAATAAAGAGTACCATCGATCGATCGGTACTGTGAATATAAAAATTCATTCTttaaacatatatttttatacacacGTTCAAGCTTTACCAATATTAAAACGTGAAAATATATATGCCACGTGTAAAACGTTGTCGATTTTGTAGTTCGATCAGGGATGAAAGTCAAGTCCTCTTTTTCTCAATCTAATCTCATCAATAGAACCTGGATTTAACTACTTCTTGCTTTGACTTCATTTCTAAATCACTCTCGTTTCATAGATTCTAAATAATTGTATACGATATATTCTGTGGTATTCTGGTTAATAATTTGAACCAAAAACACGTTTATATTAGTTGGTCGTGATAATTTTTTGCAATCTTTTTATATTGAAAGAACGAAGGACTATAGTATGCCAAACAGAAGCAAGCAAACATGTGGTTTCTTGGTTTCTCCACATCAAGTAGAAGAAGCTATTTGATCGCTGGTGGAATAACACTGGTCATCGTTTTCACGATCATTTTAAGAAAATGGGTTGTGTATTTAGAGTCTCACGATGATAAATCTTCAAACGATGTAGCGGAAAAAAGCAATCAGAAGTGTAAAGAGATCACACAACAAATCATTAGCTGTAAAGTAAAAAACTATTCAATCAGGACATATTCACTAGAGGAACTAAAGGTGGCCACGAGTGATTTCCAGACTCGGGTCGGGGTCGGAGCGACTTCGTATGTGTACCTTGCAGATCTTGAAGATGGAAGATTTGGTGCAGTGAAAAGGTGATGCAGGAGAGGGGTGGCAGCCAGAAGATGTTCTTGGATGAAGTCTCCGTAATTACTTAGGATTTCTCACCCCAATTTGGTGTGCCTCATGGGATTTTGCTTGGAAAAAGGTATATATGTTCATTTCTTCCAATAAATACTATTGATGCTATTTTGGTAGAACTAGTGGATACTGATGAATTAATATGTATTTGCTTCTTTAACATGACATTCGGTATATCGTATACTAAACTCGTTTGATCTTCTACAAGTACGGGAGGATTACTGTGTGTATTCTAACATTTTTTGTATAATTGTGTCTCCTTATTAATTAGTTTCGTGCGCTCCGAAAAAGAAAGACAGTCGTCAAAGTTGGTTTTTTTTAGAGGAAATATATGTTCATTACATGATCATATATAAAAGCGTATTCATGTAACTTACACAACTGCCATCCCATGTTAaattttgggtataaattaatgtaatGACAATTCACCAGGAGAGCAACTTCTACTCCTGGAATACGTCCCAAGAAACAGCCTATTCGACCGAATGCATACCTACCAAGGCCAATCTTCCGGCATATATCCTAAGCTGGTCCAATCGCCTCAGCATCGCCCTCGACATCGCTTACGCCCTCGACTATCTCCACTCCGTCGCCGATCCTCCTATCATCCACAGAGACATCAAGTCGTCCAACGTCCTACTGATCGATAACAGCCACGCCAAACTAGCGGATTTCGTGCTCTGCAAGCTCGGCAATGACCCACAAACCGCCCATACACCAATCGCGGTAAAGGGTTCCCTCGGCTATGTAGACACAAATTATCTAAATACCGGAATTGTATCGCCGAAGAGCAACGTGGATGCGGAACAGTTGCGGGTTTTGGTGGAAGTGGCGAATCTTGCTCTGGCTTCGAACTAGGAAACGAGGCCGGATATTTGCCCTCAAGATCTTGTCACACATACACTTAAAAAAAATGGGTCCTATATATGTATGGGCAAATCTTGACCATCCATTTTATCATGAAAACAATGCCCACatggtaggatgaaataaaccccGGATATGGCACATATTGCTTACAGGATTTCGACGTGTATTGGGATTAAAGATCGACGGGAGTTAgctgttaagattggaacttggacctaactcaaccccaaaagctagctcaaggggggaggattgtccaagccaatatatgccactcaaaggttatttatccaaccgatgtgggacaattaacacacccctctcacgcccaggaatgaacatctggagcgtggagtttacaaatgacccaattatgggcagaacgggtggcctaattataggcagtccaacacataacggtagaacccgggctctgataccaagatAGAAAAGCTAGGACTTGAGCATTAAAAACATATTATTCATTGCATGTCGGTTTACACTGTTGTTCCTTACATTTATAGTAAATACAGAAAATGGAAGAATGACACATGGATTTGTTTGTTGCAACTAACATGCCAGGCTATCATTCAGGTTGTTAGATTCGTGAGTGGGCATTCATCAGTGTTTTCTTGATGGGCCAGGCTTTGTACACATGACTATGGGCCTTGAATCTTTGGTCTCTTGACttcttggtatcagagctttaatGGCGGAGGCCAATTCCTCAACGTCCATTCACAGTATTCCTTCTAATCCCAATCTCCTTATCATCAACCCAGCAAATTAGATTACCTCAGTAAAATTAAATGATGATAATTACCTGTTGTGGAACTTACAAGGTCTAGCTAGCATTCGAGGTTTGGGGCTGGAGATTTTCATCGTCGACAACCCACCGATTCCTTCTCATCTTGTTTCCATCGATGGCGGGGAAGAAACAATCAATCCCCAGTACATCTCATGGTGTCGACAAGATCAATTACTCTTCTCGTTTCTTCTTGCTTCCATGGCAGAAGCCGTGCAGAGCCAAATGGTGGGATGTGAAACTTCATCCCAACTTTGGGGAAGAGTCACCCGTTTGTTTGCTTCAAGATCAAAAGCACGTGTAATACACTACAAACTTCAATTGCAAACACTTAAGAAAGGTAACATGACCATGAAAGACTATCTCAGCAAGATgaaaaatctcatagatacacTTGCGGCTAGTGGTCATCGGATCACAGAGGAAGATCAGATCTTATATGTCCTTGGAGGAGTAGGAATCGAGTATGATTCAGTGGTAGTTCACATTACCTCACGCACCGACTCTCTTAATTTTGCCGATGTCAGTGCATTACTCCTGTCACATGAAGGACGCATTGAGATCTATAATCTCAATGGCAACAGCCCTGCTCCTGCTATCCATGTCTTAACCTTAACATCACCAAAGAAGCACGAGCCCTTCCAGCCCTCCAGAGGTTCTTATCAACGAGGACGAGGCCGTGGCAGAAACATGAGAGGAGGGGGGCGAAACTCGCAACCCAACAATGGTCGTCCAGTCTGTCAAATCTGCGGTATCACTGGACATGTAGCACAAATATGCTACTATCGTTTTGAGAAAGATTATGTCCCAATGCCAAAGAATTCCAGACCACCGCAATATCAGTATCAACATCGGTACTCTCCACCACATCCACCATCTGCCCTCAACACTACTGCGTTCAACACTACTGCCTCTGACTCTCCTGTTGAAGAATGGTGGTTTCCAGATTCAGGGGCATCCCATCATGTCACTCAAGAACTAGGAAATCTCACATTGGGTTCTGAGTATTCAGGGGGTGGTAAGGTTCAAATGGGAAATGGAGCAGGTTTGGATATCTCACATATCGGTCATTCCAAATTCCTTTTCCCCTCTTCATCTCGTACCTTTGTGCTAACCAATCTTCTTCGTGTtcctcaaataaataaaaatctatTGAGTGTTAGCAAGTTTGCACAAGATAACCACGTTTTCTTTGAATTTCATCCTAAATTTTGTCTTGTGAAGGATCTAGCAACTCGGGAATTCTTTTCAAAGGGAGTTTACATGATGGCCTGTACAAGTTTAGTCTTGGTAAACTTCTCACTCAGTCCACTTGTTCAGCAAAGTGTCTCTCCTCTTCCTTCTCTTCTACTAACAAGGATCATGTCCAACCATCAATCAAAGTGCCTCAGAGTCTCTTAGATCGGTGGTATCTTAGACTAGGCCATCCTAGCTTACCTATTGTTAAGAAAATT
The Primulina eburnea isolate SZY01 chromosome 5, ASM2296580v1, whole genome shotgun sequence genome window above contains:
- the LOC140832037 gene encoding pentatricopeptide repeat-containing protein At4g30700, whose amino-acid sequence is MHFIRAIAATKDKNFFFSLLKQTTKLSQLNEAHALIIRSNLSNDQTIITKLIQKLLDLNATAQAKLLFASINSPDLFLYNVLIKGLRESPYESLCVYRSLCWKFQLKPDNFTYSFIIAAFSGFPSIGCEKVGVLLHGLAVVSGYGSDLFVGSALVDMYASFSRMEMAYKVFDGIPEPDTVLWNTMISGLVKNCCFYESLHIFQAMTGKTTHFDSTTLAVVISGVADLQEIRTGMMVQALAMKVGCHFHDHVMNGLISLYAKCGDILTAKLLFGLIVNPDLIVYNTMISGFNCNNEIELSVQLFKELVSSRRKVSSSSVVGLLPVFYPFGHLELTCSIHGFCEKSGFLFSSSVSTALTTTYSRLNEIEFARQLFDESPEKTLASWNAMISGYAQNGETEMAISLFHEMQKLDIHPNHVTITSILSACAQLGALSLGKWVHDLIKREYLDSNIYVSTALIDMYMKCGSIEEARRLFDNMGDKNAVTYNSMITGYGLHGHGHEALKLFEKMLLSGILPTRVTFLSILYACSHAGLVEEGEEIFRSMIYDHGFEPNSEHYACMVDILGRAGKLEDALELIKRMPIEPGPAEWGALLGACMIHKDANLARLASDKLFELDPNNVGYHVLLSNIYSTNHNYSQAASLRQIVKKRNLAKMPGCTLIEVRGQPHVFTSSDQSHPEAKVIYSMLENLMEKMKNAGYQMETVTALHDVEEEEKELMVKVHSEKLAIAFGLIMSDEGDEIRIIKNLRVCLDCHNFTKVVSMITKRLIIVRDANRFHHFRNGSCSCGDYW
- the LOC140832038 gene encoding pentatricopeptide repeat-containing protein At4g19220, mitochondrial, which gives rise to MCEVCKLTNMRWSVGKFHTKFTTLVRTESLATIFFRNSSFTHLQKIYPIFFQFIRFSLYSSCAFPQEICDHAISPIETSPVSSGRGTTLYDVSQLVDKMTHRIQKRSDYPLLRDVFKIVQIVTMNPSAVNAALVHALALKQGALADLPFATSVLTAYSRAKDFRSSLGLFGEILDKDVVFWNAMITACTENKCFETAVDFFKKMVGEGYGYDLTTLVVVMTVLSNLRSSIKGQIVHGFSVKTGMLKDLVFSNALIDMYAKCGDLESSECIFAGMECKDIVSWNTIISGSLHNNCPDEALRYLRHMITSKNEVDSVTISCSMAACTCLREFDVGLAIHGWGFKLGYAESNHVSVANSLISFYFQFHDICAAIYVFKGMVIKNVVSWNAMIKGFLLIGEVGEAFNFLHVMQFVGSTQPDIATMVTIIPFCAELLLLREGKAVHGFTIRREMVSEFSVINSLINMYSKNNYVIEAEYLFMNMPQKDLVAWNTMIFGYALNGQPYEAQTLFKKMLVCCSKCTLSTLLAAIASCDFPESLQFGRSIHVWHVKLGFSEHSFAVNSLMHMYTICGDLAATFALLGGISVKCDVTSWNTVIVGCTQNGYFQEALESFNLMRKTSVAIYNATTLLNVISACGNLGSSFEGKLIHGLALKTPAGYDVRVQNSLVTMYGRVGDTESARLAFNLTHDHNICSWNCVISALSQNEDAKRALELFRSLDFEPNEITISTVLSACTQLGVMAYGKQIHGHVFRFGFHKNPFISSALLDMYSSCGRLDIAEKVFLRSSKRSISTWNSLISAYGFHSFGKKAIETFHEMIRLGIHPSNSTFTSLLSACSHSRLVDEGCMYYDHMFSKYRIQPETEHYVCMVDMLGRSGKLGEAYDFIKNLPVKSPQPSIWGALLSSCSYHGDVDMGREVARILFALEPENVSYYVALCNMYVAAGRWEEAVELRTLIHDKQLKKPAGYSVIDVGLR